Proteins from one Camelina sativa cultivar DH55 chromosome 8, Cs, whole genome shotgun sequence genomic window:
- the LOC104709941 gene encoding probable disease resistance protein At5g04720 isoform X1: MAELVGGEVVTELVKQLFAVSDKAFRCRSIAKDLATMIQNVQPTITEIVYSGVEVSEHRQVQLRMFSETLDKCKKLTDKVLKCHRWNMVRQLYHVKKMEDLQKKISRFIQGLPLHILADVHHLRADAEVRLDRIDRNCDSLNEKLGSMKIRGSESMREVLKMAEATVEMVTDDDDGGFQNLGAGLELGKRKVKEFLFRSSDEARLVGISGMSGSGKTTLARAIERDEEVRGHFGNRVLFLIVSQSPNVEELRSLIWGFLTGYDADSGVVLPESSGQTRKLVILDDVWTRESLDQLMFDIPGTSTLVVSRSKLAGTRTTYDVELLNKDEAMSLFCLSAFNQKSVPPGFSKSLVQQIVGECKGLPLSLKVVGASLKNQSEKYWEGAVTRLSKGEPADETHDSRVFAQIEASLENLDLKTRDCFLELGAFPEDKKIPLDVLINVLVELHDLEDTSAFAVVVDLANRNLLTLVKDPRFGAMYTSYYDIFVTQHDVLRDVALRLSNRGTVNRRERLLMPKRESVLPREWERSNDEPYNARVVSIHTGEMTEIDWFDMELPKAEVLILNFSSEKYVLPPFIARMGRLRALVIINNGMSPAHLHDFSIFTNLAKLRSLWLERVHVPELSSSTVPLNNLHKLSLILCKLNNSFDQTQVDIAQIFPKLSDLTIDHCGDLVELPSTICGITSLNSISITNCPRIKELPKNLSKLKALQLLRLYACPELKSLPAEICELPRLKYVDISQCVSLYTLPEEIGKVRTLEKIDMRDCSLLSIPSSAVSLTSLRHVICDTDALSMWEEVEKAVPGLRVEAAEKSFSLDWLDE; this comes from the exons ATGGCGGAACTTGTGGGCGGCGAAGTTGTGACGGAGCTCGTGAAGCAGCTCTTCGCTGTATCTGACAAAGCCTTCAGATGTAGAAGCATCGCCAAAGACCTCGCAACCATGATCCAAAACGTTCAACCAACCATAACGGAGATCGTCTATAGCGGCGTGGAGGTCAGTGAGCATCGTCAGGTTCAGTTGCGTATGTTCTCCGAGACTTTAGACAAGTGCAAGAAGCTAACCGATAAGGTTCTTAAATGTCACCGTTGGAACATGGTGAGACAGCTTTACCATGTCAAGAAGATGGAGGATCTTCAGAAGAAGATCTCCAGATTCATCCAGGGCTTGCCTCTTCATATTCTCGCTGACGTTCATCACCTTCGTGCCGATGCTGAGGTGCGTTTGGATCGTATTGATAGGAATTGCGATAGCTTGAATGAGAAGCTTGGTTCTATGAAGATCAGGGGAAGTGAATCTATGCGTGAGGTGTTGAAGATGGCTGAGGCTACGGTGGAGATGgtgactgatgatgatgatggtggtttTCAAAATTTGGGGGCCGGGTTGGAATTGGGAAAGAGGAAGGTGAAGGAGTTTTTGTTTAGATCCAGTGATGAAGCACGACTTGTTGGCATCTCAGGGATGAGTGGTTCTGGGAAAACCACTCTTGCTAGAGCGATTGAGCGGGACGAGGAGGTTCGAG GCCACTTTGGAAACCGGGTTTTGTTTCTGATTGTATCACAATCTCCAAATGTTGAGGAGCTGAGATCGCTTATTTGGGGATTTCTTACTGGTTATGATGCTGACTCTGGTGTTGTTCTTCCGGAATCGAGTGGTCAAACACGGAAGCTAGTGATCCTTGATGATGTTTGGACAAGGGAATCTCTGGACCAGCTGATGTTTGATATTCCTGGAACTTCAACTCTTGTGGTCTCAAGGTCTAAACTCGCGGGTACTAGAACCACCTATGATGTAGAGTTACTAAATAAAGATGAAGCAATGTCTCTGTTCTGTTTATCTGCTTTCAATCAGAAATCAGTCCCTCCAGGATTCAGCAAAAGTTTGGTCCAGCAG ATTGTTGGGGAGTGTAAAGGTCTACCTTTGTCTCTGAAAGTTGTTGGTGCTTCATTGAAAAACCAATCTGAAAAATATTGGGAAGGTGCAGTGACGAGGTTATCTAAGGGTGAACCTGCTGATGAAACTCATGACAGTAGAGTGTTTGCTCAAATAGAAGCAAGTCTAGAAAATCTCGACCTGAAAACCAGAGACTGTTTTTTGGAACTCGGTGCTTTCCCTGAAGACAAGAAGATCCCTCTTGATGTTCTCATAAACGTGTTGGTCGAGTTGCATGATCTCGAGGACACAAgtgcttttgctgttgttgttgatttagCAAACAGGAATCTTCTTACTCTAGTGAAAGATCCAAG GTTTGGCGCTATGTACACTAGCTACTATGACATATTTGTGACGCAGCACGATGTGCTAAGAGATGTAGCACTTCGTCTAAGCAATCGTGGGACAGTAAATAGACGAGAGCGGTTACTGATGCCAAAAAGAGAGTCAGTGCTTCCCAGAGAATGGGAGAGGAGCAATGATGAGCCATACAATGCCCGG GTAGTTTCCATTCACACAG GAGAAATGACTGAGATAGATTGGTTTGACATGGAACTCCCTAAGGCTGAAGTTTTGATATTAAACTTTTCCTCTGAAAAGTATGTATTGCCTCCTTTCATTGCTAGGATGGGCAGGCTTAGGGCACTCGTGATTATCAACAACGGTATGTCTCCTGCGCATCTACATGACTTCTCCATCTTTACCAATTTGGCCAAACTCAGGAGTCTTTGGCTTGAGAGGGTTCATGTCCCTGAACTCTCTAGCAGTACGGTTCCCTTGAATAACCTCCACAAGCTGTCTCTGATCCTGTGCAAGCTCAACAATAGTTTTGATCAGACCCAAGTAGACATTGCCCAAATCTTCCCAAAACTGTCTGATCTCACAATAGATCATTGTGGTGATCTTGTAGAACTACCTTCCACCATCTGTGGAATCACTTCACTCAACTCCATCAGCATAACAAATTGTCCCCGCATCAAGGAGTTGCCTAAGAACCTGAGTAAGCTAAAAGCCCTTCAACTTTTAAGGCTATATGCTTGCCCGGAGCTGAAATCTCTGCCAGCAGAAATCTGTGAGCTGCCAAGACTAAAGTACGTTGACATCTCTCAATGTGTCAGCCTATATACTCTTCCGGAAGAAATAGGAAAGGTAAGGACACTTGAGAAGATTGACATGAGAGACTGCAGCTTATTGAGCATACCGAGCTCTGCGGTTTCACTGACTTCTCTACGCCATGTAATATGCGATACCGATGCTCTGTCGATGTGGGAAGAGGTCGAGAAGGCGGTTCCAGGACTTCGTGTTGAAGCCGCTGAAAAGTCTTTCAGCCTGGATTGGCTCGACGAGTAA
- the LOC104709941 gene encoding probable disease resistance protein At5g04720 isoform X2, translated as MAELVGGEVVTELVKQLFAVSDKAFRCRSIAKDLATMIQNVQPTITEIVYSGVEVSEHRQVQLRMFSETLDKCKKLTDKVLKCHRWNMVRQLYHVKKMEDLQKKISRFIQGLPLHILADVHHLRADAEVRLDRIDRNCDSLNEKLGSMKIRGSESMREVLKMAEATVEMVTDDDDGGFQNLGAGLELGKRKVKEFLFRSSDEARLVGISGMSGSGKTTLARAIERDEEVRGHFGNRVLFLIVSQSPNVEELRSLIWGFLTGYDADSGVVLPESSGQTRKLVILDDVWTRESLDQLMFDIPGTSTLVVSRSKLAGTRTTYDVELLNKDEAMSLFCLSAFNQKSVPPGFSKSLVQQIVGECKGLPLSLKVVGASLKNQSEKYWEGAVTRLSKGEPADETHDSRVFAQIEASLENLDLKTRDCFLELGAFPEDKKIPLDVLINVLVELHDLEDTSAFAVVVDLANRNLLTLVKDPRFGAMYTSYYDIFVTQHDVLRDVALRLSNRGTVNRRERLLMPKRESVLPREWERSNDEPYNARVVSIHTGEMTEIDWFDMELPKAEVLILNFSSEKYVLPPFIARMGRLRALVIINNGMSPAHLHDFSIFTNLAKLRSLWLERVHVPELSSSTVPLNNLHKLSLILCKLNNSFDQTQVDIAQIFPKLSDLTIDHCGDLVELPSTICGITSLNSISITNCPRIKELPKNLSKLKALQLLRLYACPELKSLPAEICELPRLKYVDISQCVSLYTLPEEIGKVRTLEKIDMRDCSLLSIPSSAVSLTSLRHVICDTDALSMWEEVEKAVPGLRVEAAEKSFSLDWLDE; from the exons ATGGCGGAACTTGTGGGCGGCGAAGTTGTGACGGAGCTCGTGAAGCAGCTCTTCGCTGTATCTGACAAAGCCTTCAGATGTAGAAGCATCGCCAAAGACCTCGCAACCATGATCCAAAACGTTCAACCAACCATAACGGAGATCGTCTATAGCGGCGTGGAGGTCAGTGAGCATCGTCAGGTTCAGTTGCGTATGTTCTCCGAGACTTTAGACAAGTGCAAGAAGCTAACCGATAAGGTTCTTAAATGTCACCGTTGGAACATGGTGAGACAGCTTTACCATGTCAAGAAGATGGAGGATCTTCAGAAGAAGATCTCCAGATTCATCCAGGGCTTGCCTCTTCATATTCTCGCTGACGTTCATCACCTTCGTGCCGATGCTGAGGTGCGTTTGGATCGTATTGATAGGAATTGCGATAGCTTGAATGAGAAGCTTGGTTCTATGAAGATCAGGGGAAGTGAATCTATGCGTGAGGTGTTGAAGATGGCTGAGGCTACGGTGGAGATGgtgactgatgatgatgatg GTGGTTTTCAAAATTTGGGGGCCGGGTTGGAATTGGGAAAGAGGAAGGTGAAGGAGTTTTTGTTTAGATCCAGTGATGAAGCACGACTTGTTGGCATCTCAGGGATGAGTGGTTCTGGGAAAACCACTCTTGCTAGAGCGATTGAGCGGGACGAGGAGGTTCGAG GCCACTTTGGAAACCGGGTTTTGTTTCTGATTGTATCACAATCTCCAAATGTTGAGGAGCTGAGATCGCTTATTTGGGGATTTCTTACTGGTTATGATGCTGACTCTGGTGTTGTTCTTCCGGAATCGAGTGGTCAAACACGGAAGCTAGTGATCCTTGATGATGTTTGGACAAGGGAATCTCTGGACCAGCTGATGTTTGATATTCCTGGAACTTCAACTCTTGTGGTCTCAAGGTCTAAACTCGCGGGTACTAGAACCACCTATGATGTAGAGTTACTAAATAAAGATGAAGCAATGTCTCTGTTCTGTTTATCTGCTTTCAATCAGAAATCAGTCCCTCCAGGATTCAGCAAAAGTTTGGTCCAGCAG ATTGTTGGGGAGTGTAAAGGTCTACCTTTGTCTCTGAAAGTTGTTGGTGCTTCATTGAAAAACCAATCTGAAAAATATTGGGAAGGTGCAGTGACGAGGTTATCTAAGGGTGAACCTGCTGATGAAACTCATGACAGTAGAGTGTTTGCTCAAATAGAAGCAAGTCTAGAAAATCTCGACCTGAAAACCAGAGACTGTTTTTTGGAACTCGGTGCTTTCCCTGAAGACAAGAAGATCCCTCTTGATGTTCTCATAAACGTGTTGGTCGAGTTGCATGATCTCGAGGACACAAgtgcttttgctgttgttgttgatttagCAAACAGGAATCTTCTTACTCTAGTGAAAGATCCAAG GTTTGGCGCTATGTACACTAGCTACTATGACATATTTGTGACGCAGCACGATGTGCTAAGAGATGTAGCACTTCGTCTAAGCAATCGTGGGACAGTAAATAGACGAGAGCGGTTACTGATGCCAAAAAGAGAGTCAGTGCTTCCCAGAGAATGGGAGAGGAGCAATGATGAGCCATACAATGCCCGG GTAGTTTCCATTCACACAG GAGAAATGACTGAGATAGATTGGTTTGACATGGAACTCCCTAAGGCTGAAGTTTTGATATTAAACTTTTCCTCTGAAAAGTATGTATTGCCTCCTTTCATTGCTAGGATGGGCAGGCTTAGGGCACTCGTGATTATCAACAACGGTATGTCTCCTGCGCATCTACATGACTTCTCCATCTTTACCAATTTGGCCAAACTCAGGAGTCTTTGGCTTGAGAGGGTTCATGTCCCTGAACTCTCTAGCAGTACGGTTCCCTTGAATAACCTCCACAAGCTGTCTCTGATCCTGTGCAAGCTCAACAATAGTTTTGATCAGACCCAAGTAGACATTGCCCAAATCTTCCCAAAACTGTCTGATCTCACAATAGATCATTGTGGTGATCTTGTAGAACTACCTTCCACCATCTGTGGAATCACTTCACTCAACTCCATCAGCATAACAAATTGTCCCCGCATCAAGGAGTTGCCTAAGAACCTGAGTAAGCTAAAAGCCCTTCAACTTTTAAGGCTATATGCTTGCCCGGAGCTGAAATCTCTGCCAGCAGAAATCTGTGAGCTGCCAAGACTAAAGTACGTTGACATCTCTCAATGTGTCAGCCTATATACTCTTCCGGAAGAAATAGGAAAGGTAAGGACACTTGAGAAGATTGACATGAGAGACTGCAGCTTATTGAGCATACCGAGCTCTGCGGTTTCACTGACTTCTCTACGCCATGTAATATGCGATACCGATGCTCTGTCGATGTGGGAAGAGGTCGAGAAGGCGGTTCCAGGACTTCGTGTTGAAGCCGCTGAAAAGTCTTTCAGCCTGGATTGGCTCGACGAGTAA
- the LOC104708650 gene encoding probable aspartyl aminopeptidase, whose protein sequence is MAAAVARLPLTHSLPSKFNPSFVFPSSLSFPTYLHRSPFLRSFSSVSPILCSSQGDSRPLGSDSNASIFGDLLDYLNESWTQFHATAEAKRQLLDAGFDLLSENEDWKLKPGGRYFFTRNMSCLVAFAVGDKYVPGNGFHAIAAHTDSPCLKLKPKSASSKSGYLMVNVQTYGGGLWHTWFDRDLSVAGRAIVRASDGSFVHRLVKVKRPLLRVPTLAIHLDRTVNSEGFKPNLETQLVPLLATKPDESSAELKEKNVSSSSKDAHHPYSCSFLILLQILSDDLDCKVEDIVSLELNICDTQPSCLGGANNEFIFSGRLDNLASSFCALRALIDSCESSESLSTEHDIRMIALFDNEEVGSDSCQGAGAPTMFQAMRRIVSSLGNNQATECTFDRAIRKSFLVSADMAHGVHPNFADKHEENHRPQLHKGLVIKHNANQRYATSGITSFLFKEVAKLHDLPIQEFVVRNDMGCGSTIGPILASGVGIRTVDCGIPQLSMHSVREICGTDDIDIAYRHFKAFYRSFSSVDRKLVVDD, encoded by the exons ATGGCGGCCGCCGTAGCTCGTCTTCCACTAACCCATTCTCTTCCCTCCAAATTCAATCCTTCTTTTGTGTTcccttcatctctctcttttcctaCTTATCTCCATCGCTCTCCCTTTCTTCGCTCCTTCTCCTCCGTCTCTCCTATCCTCTGCTCCTCCCAGGGTGATTCGAGACCGCTCGGGAGTGATTCTAATGCCTCGATTTTCGGGGATCTTCTGGATTATCTCAATGAATCATGGACGCAGTTTCACGCCACTG CTGAGGCGAAGAGACAGCTTTTGGATGCTGGGTTTGATCTCCTCAGTGAAAACGAGGATTGGAAGCTGAAACCTGGTGGCCGTTACTTCTTTACACGAAACATGTCCTGTTTGGTTGCTTTTGCCGTCGGAGACAA GTATGTTCCTGGTAATGGTTTTCATGCTATAGCTGCTCACACTGATAGCCCCTGTCTTAAACTTAAGCCCAAGTCTGCTTCATCTAAGTCTGGCTATCTGATGGTGAATGTTCAGACTTACGGAGGTGGTTTGTGGCACACATGGTTTGATCGAGATTTGAGTGTTGCCGGGAGAGCAATTGTGAGAGCCAGTGATGGCTCGTTTGTTCACAGGCTTGTCAAAGTGAAAAGGCCATTACTTAGAGTGCCCACTTTGGCCATTCATCTTGATCG CACAGTGAATAGTGAAGgatttaaaccaaatttggaGACCCAACTTGTTCCACTACTAGCTACGAAACCAGATGAATCCTCAGCTgagttgaaggaaaaaaatgtatcttcttcctccaaagaTGCTCATCATCCATACTCATGCAG CTTCTTGATCTTGTTGCAGATTTTGTCAGATGACCTGGACTGTAAGGTTGAGGATATAGTGAGTCTTGAGTTAAATATCTGTGACACCCAACCCAGCTGCCTGGGAGGAGCAAACAATGAATTCATATTTTCTGGAAGACTAGATAATCTTGCATCAAGTTTCTGTGCTTTGAGAGCTCTCATTGATTCATGTGAATCATCTGAAAGCCTTTCGACTGAACATGATATCCGGATGATAGCTTTATTTGACAACGAGGAG GTAGGTTCAGACTCATGTCAAGGTGCTGGGGCGCCCACTATGTTTCAAGCAATGAGACGGATTGTGAGTTCCCTAGGCAATAATCAGGCCACTGAGTGTACATTTGACCGTGCTATCCGGAAATCTTTTCTTG TGTCTGCAGACATGGCTCATGGAGTGCACCCCAACTTTGCAGACAAGCATGAAGAGAACCACCGTCCACAACTACACAAGGGTCTGGTTATCAAACATAACGCAAATCAACGCTATGCAACAAGTGGAatcacttcttttcttttcaaagaagTAGCAAAACTCCATGATCTTCCAATTCAG GAGTTTGTGGTGAGAAATGATATGGGATGTGGCTCAACAATAGGGCCTATATTGGCATCAGGAGTGGGGATTCGAACCGTTGATTGTGGCATACCTCAGCTTTCTATGCATAG TGTGAGAGAAATTTGTGGAACAGACGATATAGACATCGCATACAGACATTTCAAGGCGTTTTATCGATCTTTCTCAAGCGTAGACAGGAAGCTCGTTGTGGATGATTAA